Proteins encoded together in one Triticum dicoccoides isolate Atlit2015 ecotype Zavitan chromosome 7B, WEW_v2.0, whole genome shotgun sequence window:
- the LOC119338345 gene encoding uncharacterized protein LOC119338345: MASSLAAASPSPSPACCSLQLHLLRRPALVVFPKVGRPHLRLPLRLRAQASPSPSPDPEAEADDSFAGWSDQDNKDSAADSGGGPFGGLVGPALAGLLFLAGVTFAAISLRPTGSKAPIQTFLPTHTEATADTTPDQQEEADADAAAAQALSPADDTLDATSEATPLPNNLQTDDKIPEEAAQHDDMDNHQLDLDRGSSHLDPTTDKYIASQDDTPVTDSPQSLVPAYDPTSEDAFLLLLDSEPSLPENQDTTFTSDIMVLESGDVVQISDAVAEVKHLQDTEQNPQLSSTQDGISSASTFPDYVAYGSTDRMLPSGSNDLPTQDANQGKAIQDPASDQDQGRNAKPFSSGIGIPAPSLLSAALQVPAGHIVVPAAVDPTQGNALAALQLLKVIEPDARAGDLCTRREYARWLVVASNSLSRNTYSKVYPAMYIENVSELAFDDVTTEDPDFPFIQGLAEAGLISSKLSRSDMNIAENIQDNHYFFSPDSPLSRQDLVSWKMALDKRQLPEVDKNSLYKTSGYIDIDKIDTAAWPALVADLGAEDQSITALAFGFTRLFQPDKPVTKGQAALALSTGDYAEVVMEELARIEADKIAEAAVNAHGALVAEVEKQINASFERELTREKEKIETLEKLAEEARAELDKLRAEREEEKNALLRGRATVESEIQVLSKLRCEVEEQLQNVLSKKVEINFEKNRIEKLQKEIENENQAAVQLQYELEVERKALSMARAWAEDEAKKAREHARALEEARNQWERQGIKVVVEAGLEDDASAGVTWANAGKEHPVDEAINRAESLLEKLKSFAGEMKVRSSHALERVMQYVRSLISSLKQRAAEARQGCADLGAAAASKAKNVSSEAKAFGSSVGDRSKKVVEECKDGLEKLVHRFKTD, encoded by the exons ATGGCGTCCAGCCTCGCCGCcgcttctccgtctccgtctccggcgTGCTGCTCGCTCCAGCTCCacctcctccgccgccccgccctagtCGTGTTTCCCAAAGTCGGACGCCcccacctccgcctccctctccgcctccGGGCCCAAGCATCCCCTTCCCCTTCCCCGGATCCCGAAGCCGAAGCCGACGACTCCTTCGCCGGCTGGTCGGACCAAGACAATAAGGATTCTGCTGCTGATTCAGGAGGAGGGCCATTCGGAG GCCTTGTTGGACCTGCCCTTGCTGGCCTCCTCTTCCTCGCCGGCGTCACATTCGCAGCAATCTCACTCAGACCCACAG GATCAAAGGCACCCATCCAAACCTTTTTGCCCACACACACTGAGGCAACGGCCGATACTACTCCTGACCAGCAAGAAGAAGCTGACGCTGACGCTGCTGCTGCTCAGGCTTTGTCACCAGCCGATGATACCCTGGATGCCACTAGTGAGGCAACGCCATTGCCTAATAATCTACAAACAGACGACAAAATACCCGAGGAAGCAGCTCAACATGATGACATGGACAACCACCAATTGGATCTGGATCGCGGCAGCAGTCACCTAGATCCGACCACCGATAAATACATTGCTTCACAAGATGACACTCCTGTGACTGATTCACCTCAATCTTTGGTCCCTGCTTATGATCCAACCTCTGAGGACGCATTTTTATTATTATTGGACTCTGAACCCAGTTTGCCAGAAAACCAGGATACTACTTTCACTTCAGATATTATGGTGCTCGAGTCAGGTGATGTTGTGCAAATATCCGACGCTGTGGCTGAGGTTAAACATTTACAAGATACAGAGCAGAATCCTCAACTTTCTTCTACTCAAGATGGAATTTCTTCTGCATCCACTTTTCCTGATTATGTGGCATATGGAAGCACTGACCGGATGCTTCCATCGGGCTCGAATGACTTACCCACTCAAGACGCTAACCAAGGAAAGGCGATACAAGACCCAGCATCAGACCAGGATCAAGGACGAAATGCCAAACCTTTCTCTTCTGGAATTGGAATTCCTGCTCCCTCTCTGCTCTCTGCAGCTTTACAGGTGCCTGCTGGCCACATTGTGGTTCCAGCGGCAGTTGACCCTACCCAGGGAAATGCATTGGCCGCGCTGCAACTTCTAAAG GTGATTGAACCTGATGCTCGAGCTGGTGATTTGTGTACCCGACGTGAATACGCTCGATGGTTGGTAGTTGCAAGCAATTCCCTTTCGAG GAACACTTACTCAAAAGTTTATCCAGCAATGTACATCGAGAACGTGTCTGAACTTGCATTTGATGACGTCACCACTGAAGATCCTGATTTTCCATTTATACAAG GACTGGCAGAAGCAGGGTTAATTTCTAGCAAGCTTTCAAGATCTGATATGAACATCGCTGAAAACATTCAGGACAACCATtactttttctccccggacag TCCCTTGTCACGTCAAGACCTTGTGAGTTGGAAGATGGCTTTGGATAAAAGGCAACTACCTGAAGTTGACAAAAAT TCTTTGTACAAGACATCCGGCTACATAGACATTGATAAAATTGATACAGCTGCATGGCCTGCTTTGGTGGCTGACTTGGGTGCTGAAGACCAGAGCATCACGGCTCTTGCATTCG GTTTTACAAGACTTTTCCAGCCAGACAAACCTGTGACAAAAGGACAAGCTGCCCTGGCACTTTCAACTGGTGACTATGCTGAAGTGGTTATGGAGGAGCTTGCTCGTATTGAAGCAGATAAAATAGCTGAAGCGGCTGTGAACGCTCATGGGGCATTGGTCGCTGAGGTGGAGAAACAAATTAATGCAAGTTTTGAAAGGGAGCTTACAAGGGAAAAGGAAAAAATAGAGACCCTTGAAAAGCTGGCTGAAGAGGCCAGGGCTGAATTGGACAAGTTGAGagcagagagagaggaggaaaagAATGCTCTGCTTAGGGGCAGAGCTACCGTCGAATCTGAAATACAAGTTCTTTCAAAGTTGAGGTGTGAAGTAGAGGAGCAGCTGCAGAATGTGCTGAGCAAGAAGGTCGAGATCAACTTTGAGAAGAACAGGATTGAGAAACTTCAAAAGGAAATCGAGAATGAAAACCAGGCTGCTGTGCAACTTCAGTACGAGCTTGAAGTTGAAAGGAAGGCTTTGTCTATGGCCAG GGCTTGGGCAGAGGATGAAGCAAAGAAGGCCAGGGAGCATGCTCGCGCACTCGAGGAGGCCCGGAACCAATGGGAGCGACAGGGAATCAAAGTTGTCGTTGAAGCAGGGCTTGAGGACGACGCATCGGCCGGAGTGACATGGGCTAATGCTGGCAAAGAACACCCAGTCGACGAGGCAATCAACCGGGCGGAGTCGTTGCTGGAGAAGCTCAAGTCGTTTGCTGGTGAGATGAAAGTGCGATCCAGCCATGCCCTGGAGAGAGTAATGCAATACGTGAGGTCCTTGATCTCAAGCCTAAAGCAGCGAGCGGCGGAAGCAAGGCAAGGGTGCGCAGATCTTGGGGCTGCTGCAGCCTCAAAGGCAAAGAATGTGTCATCAGAAGCCAAGGCGTTTGGTTCAAGCGTCGGGGACAGGTCGAAGAAGGTCGTGGAGGAGTGCAAAGATGGCTTGGAGAAGCTTGTGCACAGATTCAAGACAGACTAG
- the LOC119337326 gene encoding glutathione S-transferase T1-like has product MAMALLKVYADRLSQPSRAIIILCKVNRIDFQELTVDLAKGQHRAHEFTKINPMAQVPTIVDGRFKLFESHAILRYLATVFPGVPDHWYPADLFTRAKLESVLDWHHSNLRRGAATYVLHTALGPALGLTPNPETAKEAEKLLSRSLGTIETVWLKGDAKFLNGNPQPSIADLSLVCEIMQLEVVGDERRDRILGPHDKVRAWMENVKKATSPHFDEVHELIFKLKARLNPASKL; this is encoded by the exons ATGGCGATGGCGCTGTTGAAGGTGTATGCGGACCGGCTGTCGCAGCCGTCGcgcgccatcatcatcttgtgcaagGTCAACCGGATCGACTTCCAGGAGCTCACCGTGGATCTCGCCAAGGGACAACACCGCGCACACGAATTCACCA AAATCAACCCCATGGCACAGGTCCCAACAATCGTCGATGGAAGATTCAAACTATTTGAAAG CCATGCCATTCTGAGGTATCTTGCCACCGTCTTCCCCGGGGTTCCAGATCACTG GTACCCTGCTGACTTATTTACCAGAGCAAAACTCGAGTCTGTCTTGGATTGGCATCACTCTAATCTGCGCCGTGGTGCAG CAACCTATGTACTGCACACCGCGTTGGGTCCTGCTCTCGGTCTCACACCGAATCCTGAAACCGCAAAAGAGGCCGAGAAGTTGCTGTCGCGATCACTGGGAACGATCGAAACCGTGTGGCTCAAAGGCGATGCCAAATTCTTGAATGGCAACCCCCAGCCATCAATCGCAGACCTCAGCCTCGTGTGCGAGATAATGCAGCTGGAG GTTGTTGGTGACGAGAGGCGTGACAGAATTCTGGGACCTCACGACAAGGTGCGCGCTTGGATGGAGAATGTGAAGAAGGCCACCAGCCCTCATTTTGATGAGGTCCATGAGCTCATCTTCAAACTCAAGGCGCGCTTGAACCCAGCATCCAAGCTCTGA